A genome region from Cannabis sativa cultivar Pink pepper isolate KNU-18-1 unplaced genomic scaffold, ASM2916894v1 Contig7, whole genome shotgun sequence includes the following:
- the LOC115717077 gene encoding uncharacterized protein LOC115717077 yields the protein MNETAAEIAGKEYEAESGGSAKIGSHWWWAAASVGQLGWGIVSVRKGCAEHSTLMPLKAFAVASLFVGALASASFAGLRAAGIHKVEDMIKVGGNIRSGLGVRPRARDE from the exons ATGAATGAGACGGCGGCGGAGATTGCGGGAAAGGAGTACGAAGCCGAATCTGGTGGCAGTGCCAAAATTGGAAGTCACTGGTGGTGGGCTGCGGCGAGCGTGGGCCAATTGGGTTGGGGTATAGTTTCCGTCAGAAAGGGCTGCGCCGAACATTCAACCCTCATGCCCTTGAAGGCTTTTGCCGTCGCATCCCTCTTTGTTGGTGCCCTCGCCTCCGCCTCTTTTGCTGGCCTTCGCGCCGCAGGAATTCACAAG GTGGAAGACATGATCAAAGTTGGTGGAAATATAAGGAGTGGACTTGGTGTTCGTCCAAGAGCACGAGATGAATGA